The genomic stretch TTCCCCCTCTTGTTAAGATAGAAATTTAATGCGAGGCAATTCGAAAACGAATCGTCGACTGGTCCAGACGGTAATTAACGAGCTGTCCTCCTTCATGGGGTatcaaatatcaattatttatcgcCGTTATTCCACGGGCCCGCATATTCCTCGTTCTTCCGTCGGATTCTGAACTTTCCTTAATATATAGGgtgtttaaaattaaatactacAGAAAACTTTAAAATATGCGCgtgtatgataaaaaaaaagaaagagaaaaagaaaagaacttgatatatttttacctAATTCCTTGAAACACCCTTTTATAGGACATATACCCaacgtaatataaaaagaaattcttataaattaaaattatttattcgttctaCTTGTCGAGGTAATAATAAcacagattattattatgttcctTTAATAGTcctggtggtggtagtggacGTGAAGTATACTGTCCCCCATATACAAAGGACTTTACAGAAAATCAGTCGAAAAGTGGCGTCCACAATATGGTTCACATGGTCGCGGAGAGGGATACGGATAGCGTTGCGCCTACTCCGACCCCTCAACATCCTCATCCCTCGCAGCATCACCATCTCAGCTTGCACGAGCTCCGAGTACTTCAGGTATCGTccctatatttttaatatattatttaataatattatttttcttatatatctatgttacATTGtctaaaataacattaaaaaaaataaaaataacataaaaaagaacCCACTTAGATTTGCTTAACTTGTGTGTAACATAAACGTCTAATAAATCATTGTTGAAATGCACATGACAAGACACTAATAATAGCTTTACCTTTACGATCGTTTAAAAcgtaaaaatcattgaaaatatcatcGTCATTTGATTTTGCTTCTCTTCTTCATAATGGCGAATAGGACGGTCGGTGTTTAGTCCAAAGTCGTTGTTGAACGTAACCACGGCTAACAAATCATGGCGGTCGGTTGTAAAAGACGAACGACTTTTGTAGAGGCGACCAGAATGCGCTGGTAATAGCTCCTCCGACGAGAATCGATCGTCCGGGCACGCAAGCATGTCGGATACCGGTGGTCATACAAGCAGCAGTTCTCCGCCTCATCGTCATCACAGGTCGCATAGTCCTCAGCAACTGAACTCTGTACCAGAAGATGATCGACTATCAGCTTCGGTTACCCAAAGAAATGGTAGAAGCAGATCAGGACAGAATCGTAACAGACATCGAGCTACTCCTGCTAAGGTTTcccatcttttttctcatttttttttcttttcctttcattcacgaaacattaacatttttagttggaatatttactATATCATACTGTTCGtctagaatatatttttaaattaatcttaacgatataaaagttCCTTTTCTAACGTTGTTATAAGTTAGAATCGTCTTGTTTCGATACGATAATGATTGGTCCATATCTCTCCTCGCATGTTCTTCTCCCTTTAGGGAGATTCGTATTACGTACGTTCAACGACCTCTTTACAGCTACAGGTACCATGGTCGGGTTCTGGTCTGGAGGACATAAAATTAGCGATTCAGCAACTAACCATGCGTTCCCACAAGTCTTCCTCGACGTATTCGTCGTTGAGTGGTTCGGAGAGTTCAGAGCCAGCGGTTAGAAGACTGATGAGACATAGTAGTTTAGAAACGATCAACACTAACGTCACCAGTGCTGACGAATTCGTTTGGGTTGACTCTCATAATAGACTGGTTGAGTTGCAGCAACTACCATGGACTCATCATGATGTATTACGAGTATTACAGAATGGTCGTACGAGAGAACACATGGAACAAGTTTCAATGGAGACCATTCCTAGACTTTCTTACTTACTTCAACGAGCCTTAGTCAGGATCAGCCGTGAAACTCAACGATTGGCTAAGCCTATTGGTCTTTGTAGCAAACATGAAGTCTACAGTGCATTTAAGATCGTTCTTTGTCCAGCTTTAGCAGATTCTTGtacaaaggtatatatatatacatatatatatatatatatatatatatatatatatatatatatataaaattttccatttacatattgaaattaaactCCAATCATTGACATGTCTGGGTATATTCTCTGATTGCAAGATTCCTTTCAGGATTATATCAGGTAATAATCGTGTTAAAAATCATGTGACTTTgttaattgttctttttttttttttcttttttactttttatataaaagtgatCAATCTTTGATGattcatcttttatatttatatatggatCGTTCGTGAAAATATAACGCGAAGTTTAAAATAAACTGATCATAACTCTTCCATGTGTAACATAAATCTCACATTCTTCATAGGCTTGTCTACGAGCAGCCGCTATGTTTGCTGTGTCCGGCGATCAGTTGAAGCAATCGAAGGCATCTCGGTCTGGACTGCAATTACCTGTTGGTCGATTTCTCCGTTGGATGTCGGACGTTAGGCTTGGAAGAATGGTGCACGAGTATGCTGCAGTATACCTAACGGCAGGCATCGAAAATCTCTTGGAAGAGATTTTGTTGCAGTGTATGCCGACAGAACCACACACGACTCTAACTGCTACGATGTTAGAACACGTAATAGCAAACAGTGGTGACTTGTGGGGTCTACTTCAACCTTATGCTCATCTTAATGCTGGCCGTATTGCATCtggtataataaattgttaaaagatGATGTTCAAATTTTTACTATTTGTTATAAGTACtttatgtatttgtttatttctctGTGAAGATTAGGactatattatttgtttgagTCTAACAAATGTAgaattatatagtaataattattatgagatTATTAAGATCAAtccaaatgatataaataatatatgaaataatatgtaatattataataataataataataataatagtaacaataatagtaataatcttTTCCTATCTTAGGTGCCCTCGCAATGCCACGTTGGGCTAGCGTGAGCTCACTGAattcttcatcctcttctaGAAGTGGTAAAGAAGCGATAGGATCCACGCTCGAGCCTTCCTTTCTAACAACTTGTGTTGGTTCAATGTCCGAATTGATCGAGCTTATATCGAAGGTAGCTCAGTCTGGAAGATGTCCAGTACCTTTAACAGCAAAAGCTTTGAATGCTTTGTTCTATTACATGAGATGTTCACAAGTacgtaaatttttctattataaagatCCTTTGAAcctgacgataataaattgcTATGACGATGATCATTCGTCTTTTCAGCTTGAACATGGCGAGAGAGGTTCAGGAATACAAGAGTTAGCTTACGAGAGAGCCTATGTCGTTCTTCCACCTTTGATCGAGTGGTTACGTATAGCAGCAGCTCATGCCGAGCATCGACATGCTCTTGCCGTCGATCAGGATGACATTAATCAAGCCGCAAGATTGCTTTTACCTGGCGTCGACTGTCCGGTTAGACCGATAtggtaagtttttttttcttcttcttcttcttcttcttctttttcttttttttttttttttattttttttttttgaaactaCCATAGATGCAAATATACATAGGATATttgtgaattaaaaatttagacATATAGGCGAACTTCcttcgaattattatattgaaatatgaagaaagagTTTAATATTCCTCATcgacgataattaaaaaacttcAGTTCCGAGGAAATCACAGTTTGCTCGAAACGTATCGACGACTCCGAGTACGTTCGTCTCTTGACCACGGACATGGCTTTCAAGATGTTAACCAGTGGTCGAGAGGAGCTCATAGCACAGGCGATGCCATTGTTACCATCGACGAAAATCAACACCGTCAACGATAGTGGTTTTACCGCATTGATGTTGGCCTGTATCAATGGTGACGAGCAAGCTGTAGCAGCTTTGTTAGATGCTGGGGCAGATTTAAATATCGAGAGTCCACCTCCAAGTACTAGTCAATCGTCTGGCAGCCCATCGAAAGTATCCAGTTCTACGAGTACAGCTATCGTTAGAAGTCCTGTTAATCAATCGGTGATAACAACACCAAGCAAAAATGGTTCAGCTCCGTCACCAGGCGGTACTCCTTGCGGTAACTCGAGTAACGCATATTACGTTCAAACTGGATTCAATGCTGAAACGCAACATTGGACTGCCCTGACCTATACAGCTTTGCTAGGTCATTGTA from Vespa velutina chromosome 21, iVesVel2.1, whole genome shotgun sequence encodes the following:
- the LOC124956315 gene encoding ankyrin repeat and BTB/POZ domain-containing protein BTBD11 isoform X1; translation: MRPSSSLSSSSSSSYTRRGSCSNKDCTCLLCRELKDYEMSTTVEVQQPMVDGANFILRRPVTFISREPTREWQETSEYEKTSTLEDPTRRRFDKTEIVIGVGSKSMRTIDVPHKTVIYFGDTSQREKEKKDSTESHQDEIPFRNIERDENSTLDNVKKSHEIVVNFTPSREDVLRIEEDESQIEDYWSLPGDTTGFKADWSFVQQWRLRGPGGGSGREVYCPPYTKDFTENQSKSGVHNMVHMVAERDTDSVAPTPTPQHPHPSQHHHLSLHELRVLQRRPECAGNSSSDENRSSGHASMSDTGGHTSSSSPPHRHHRSHSPQQLNSVPEDDRLSASVTQRNGRSRSGQNRNRHRATPAKLQVPWSGSGLEDIKLAIQQLTMRSHKSSSTYSSLSGSESSEPAVRRLMRHSSLETINTNVTSADEFVWVDSHNRLVELQQLPWTHHDVLRVLQNGRTREHMEQVSMETIPRLSYLLQRALVRISRETQRLAKPIGLCSKHEVYSAFKIVLCPALADSCTKACLRAAAMFAVSGDQLKQSKASRSGLQLPVGRFLRWMSDVRLGRMVHEYAAVYLTAGIENLLEEILLQCMPTEPHTTLTATMLEHVIANSGDLWGLLQPYAHLNAGRIASGALAMPRWASVSSLNSSSSSRSGKEAIGSTLEPSFLTTCVGSMSELIELISKVAQSGRCPVPLTAKALNALFYYMRCSQVRKFFYYKDPLNLTIINCYDDDHSSFQLEHGERGSGIQELAYERAYVVLPPLIEWLRIAAAHAEHRHALAVDQDDINQAARLLLPGVDCPVRPICSEEITVCSKRIDDSEYVRLLTTDMAFKMLTSGREELIAQAMPLLPSTKINTVNDSGFTALMLACINGDEQAVAALLDAGADLNIESPPPSTSQSSGSPSKVSSSTSTAIVRSPVNQSVITTPSKNGSAPSPGGTPCGNSSNAYYVQTGFNAETQHWTALTYTALLGHCNIARMLLEKGAAVEGGAKVSEDKCTVTPLQAATASGNNEMVALLLAHSAQPFLSTLIKDSFSYTGSAQRGCYSAVSVATAHGQRNCLHQLLSHPLNFSAKRGEKEILSLEEILAEGNASTNPQQQTVDGKSGHREGKEPVFNKLQTKALQEAMYHSAESNHLDITMELRGLKVGWTLHCWMHSLATAHEMRIDSVIDQLLQDFLQVCPDDYSTQFVQECLPLLFNIFRYSKKEGTTLLLADIFCTCFGWEPIKPIRDTTLSSGSRIDPKFVNNPELSDVQFRVEGRVFYGHKIVLVTSSPRFRNMLSSKLCEGNPPIVQINDIRYHIFQMVMEFLYHGGCATLEVNQSDVLELMAAANFFQLDGLLRYCEAQCSAMVDLDNIVSMYIHAKVYNAAQLLEYCQGFLLQNMVALLTYDDSVKRLLFAKKLPNHDVLAGLLLTLQARIKARRSQQQNKIKT
- the LOC124956315 gene encoding ankyrin repeat and BTB/POZ domain-containing protein BTBD11 isoform X3, with protein sequence MRPSSSLSSSSSSSYTRRGSCSNKDCTCLLCRELKDYEMSTTVEVQQPMVDGANFILRRPVTFISREPTREWQETSEYEKTSTLEDPTRRRFDKTEIVIGVGSKSMRTIDVPHKTVIYFGDTSQREKEKKDSTESHQDEIPFRNIERDENSTLDNVKKSHEIVVNFTPSREDVLRIEEDESQIEDYWSLPGDTTGFKADWSFVQQWRLRGPGGGSGREVYCPPYTKDFTENQSKSGVHNMVHMVAERDTDSVAPTPTPQHPHPSQHHHLSLHELRVLQRRPECAGNSSSDENRSSGHASMSDTGGHTSSSSPPHRHHRSHSPQQLNSVPEDDRLSASVTQRNGRSRSGQNRNRHRATPAKLQVPWSGSGLEDIKLAIQQLTMRSHKSSSTYSSLSGSESSEPAVRRLMRHSSLETINTNVTSADEFVWVDSHNRLVELQQLPWTHHDVLRVLQNGRTREHMEQVSMETIPRLSYLLQRALVRISRETQRLAKPIGLCSKHEVYSAFKIVLCPALADSCTKACLRAAAMFAVSGDQLKQSKASRSGLQLPVGRFLRWMSDVRLGRMVHEYAAVYLTAGIENLLEEILLQCMPTEPHTTLTATMLEHVIANSGDLWGLLQPYAHLNAGRIASGALAMPRWASVSSLNSSSSSRSGKEAIGSTLEPSFLTTCVGSMSELIELISKVAQSGRCPVPLTAKALNALFYYMRCSQLEHGERGSGIQELAYERAYVVLPPLIEWLRIAAAHAEHRHALAVDQDDINQAARLLLPGVDCPVRPICSEEITVCSKRIDDSEYVRLLTTDMAFKMLTSGREELIAQAMPLLPSTKINTVNDSGFTALMLACINGDEQAVAALLDAGADLNIESPPPSTSQSSGSPSKVSSSTSTAIVRSPVNQSVITTPSKNGSAPSPGGTPCGNSSNAYYVQTGFNAETQHWTALTYTALLGHCNIARMLLEKGAAVEGGAKVSEDKCTVTPLQAATASGNNEMVALLLAHSAQPFLSTLIKDSFSYTGSAQRGCYSAVSVATAHGQRNCLHQLLSHPLNFSAKRGEKEILSLEEILAEGNASTNPQQQTVDGKSGHREGKEPVFNKLQTKALQEAMYHSAESNHLDITMELRGLKVGWTLHCWMHSLATAHEMRIDSVIDQLLQDFLQVCPDDYSTQFVQECLPLLFNIFRYSKKEGTTLLLADIFCTCFGWEPIKPIRDTTLSSGSRIDPKFVNNPELSDVQFRVEGRVFYGHKIVLVTSSPRFRNMLSSKLCEGNPPIVQINDIRYHIFQMVMEFLYHGGCATLEVNQSDVLELMAAANFFQLDGLLRYCEAQCSAMVDLDNIVSMYIHAKVYNAAQLLEYCQGFLLQNMVALLTYDDSVKRLLFAKKLPNHDVLAGLLLTLQARIKARRSQQQNKIKT
- the LOC124956315 gene encoding ankyrin repeat and BTB/POZ domain-containing protein BTBD11 isoform X4; this translates as MNLEHPTIDGCSQQPLFLSGTSASTGISAPQQQNVQANATPPEHYGGPLSLSICISDSGHEILRPKPRRPGGGSGREVYCPPYTKDFTENQSKSGVHNMVHMVAERDTDSVAPTPTPQHPHPSQHHHLSLHELRVLQRRPECAGNSSSDENRSSGHASMSDTGGHTSSSSPPHRHHRSHSPQQLNSVPEDDRLSASVTQRNGRSRSGQNRNRHRATPAKLQVPWSGSGLEDIKLAIQQLTMRSHKSSSTYSSLSGSESSEPAVRRLMRHSSLETINTNVTSADEFVWVDSHNRLVELQQLPWTHHDVLRVLQNGRTREHMEQVSMETIPRLSYLLQRALVRISRETQRLAKPIGLCSKHEVYSAFKIVLCPALADSCTKACLRAAAMFAVSGDQLKQSKASRSGLQLPVGRFLRWMSDVRLGRMVHEYAAVYLTAGIENLLEEILLQCMPTEPHTTLTATMLEHVIANSGDLWGLLQPYAHLNAGRIASGALAMPRWASVSSLNSSSSSRSGKEAIGSTLEPSFLTTCVGSMSELIELISKVAQSGRCPVPLTAKALNALFYYMRCSQVRKFFYYKDPLNLTIINCYDDDHSSFQLEHGERGSGIQELAYERAYVVLPPLIEWLRIAAAHAEHRHALAVDQDDINQAARLLLPGVDCPVRPICSEEITVCSKRIDDSEYVRLLTTDMAFKMLTSGREELIAQAMPLLPSTKINTVNDSGFTALMLACINGDEQAVAALLDAGADLNIESPPPSTSQSSGSPSKVSSSTSTAIVRSPVNQSVITTPSKNGSAPSPGGTPCGNSSNAYYVQTGFNAETQHWTALTYTALLGHCNIARMLLEKGAAVEGGAKVSEDKCTVTPLQAATASGNNEMVALLLAHSAQPFLSTLIKDSFSYTGSAQRGCYSAVSVATAHGQRNCLHQLLSHPLNFSAKRGEKEILSLEEILAEGNASTNPQQQTVDGKSGHREGKEPVFNKLQTKALQEAMYHSAESNHLDITMELRGLKVGWTLHCWMHSLATAHEMRIDSVIDQLLQDFLQVCPDDYSTQFVQECLPLLFNIFRYSKKEGTTLLLADIFCTCFGWEPIKPIRDTTLSSGSRIDPKFVNNPELSDVQFRVEGRVFYGHKIVLVTSSPRFRNMLSSKLCEGNPPIVQINDIRYHIFQMVMEFLYHGGCATLEVNQSDVLELMAAANFFQLDGLLRYCEAQCSAMVDLDNIVSMYIHAKVYNAAQLLEYCQGFLLQNMVALLTYDDSVKRLLFAKKLPNHDVLAGLLLTLQARIKARRSQQQNKIKT
- the LOC124956315 gene encoding ankyrin repeat and BTB/POZ domain-containing protein BTBD11 isoform X2, with amino-acid sequence MRPSSSLSSSSSSSYTRRGSCSNKDCTCLLCRELKDYEMSTTVEVQQPMVDGANFILRRPVTFISREPTREWQETSEYEKTSTLEDPTRRRFDKTEIVIGVGSKSMRTIDVPHKTVIYFGDTSQREKEKKDSTESHQDEIPFRNIERDENSTLDNVKKSHEIVVNFTPSREDVLRIEEDESQIEDYWSLPGDTTGFKADWSFVQQWRLRGPGGGSGREVYCPPYTKDFTENQSKSGVHNMVHMVAERDTDSVAPTPTPQHPHPSQHHHLSLHELRVLQRRPECAGNSSSDENRSSGHASMSDTGGHTSSSSPPHRHHRSHSPQQLNSVPEDDRLSASVTQRNGRSRSGQNRNRHRATPAKLQVPWSGSGLEDIKLAIQQLTMRSHKSSSTYSSLSGSESSEPAVRRLMRHSSLETINTNVTSADEFVWVDSHNRLVELQQLPWTHHDVLRVLQNGRTREHMEQVSMETIPRLSYLLQRALVRISRETQRLAKPIGLCSKHEVYSAFKIVLCPALADSCTKACLRAAAMFAVSGDQLKQSKASRSGLQLPVGRFLRWMSDVRLGRMVHEYAAVYLTAGIENLLEEILLQCMPTEPHTTLTATMLEHVIANSGDLWGLLQPYAHLNAGRIASGALAMPRWASVSSLNSSSSSRSGKEAIGSTLEPSFLTTCVGSMSELIELISKVAQSGRCPVPLTAKALNALFYYMRCSQVRKFFYYKDPLNLTIINCYDDDHSSFQLEHGERGSGIQELAYERAYVVLPPLIEWLRIAAAHAEHRHALAVDQDDINQAARLLLPGVDCPVRPICSEEITVCSKRIDDSEYVRLLTTDMAFKMLTSGREELIAQAMPLLPSTKINTVNDSGFTALMLACINGDEQAVAALLDAGADLNIESPPPSTSQSSGSPSKVSSSTSTAIVRSPVNQSVITTPSKNGSAPSPGGTPCGNSSNAYYVQTGFNAETQHWTALTYTALLGHCNIARMLLEKGAAVEGGAKVSEDKCTVTPLQAATASGNNEMVALLLAHSAQPFLSTLIKDSFSYTGSAQRGCYSAVSVATAHGQRNCLHQLLSHPLNFSAKRGEKEILSLEEILAEGNASTNPQQQTVDGKSGHREGKEPVFNKLQTKALQEAMYHSAESNHLDITMELRGLKVGWTLHCWMHSLATAHEMRIDSVIDQLLQDFLQVCPDDYSTQFVQECLPLLFNIFRYSKEGTTLLLADIFCTCFGWEPIKPIRDTTLSSGSRIDPKFVNNPELSDVQFRVEGRVFYGHKIVLVTSSPRFRNMLSSKLCEGNPPIVQINDIRYHIFQMVMEFLYHGGCATLEVNQSDVLELMAAANFFQLDGLLRYCEAQCSAMVDLDNIVSMYIHAKVYNAAQLLEYCQGFLLQNMVALLTYDDSVKRLLFAKKLPNHDVLAGLLLTLQARIKARRSQQQNKIKT